The Saccharolobus shibatae B12 genomic interval AAATTAGTAGAAGAGGAAAGTAAGAAATTGGATAGCCAAGGAGAGTATAATAGAAATAAATGGTGGGAGAGTATTCTAAAATCATTAAATATTGTTCACATAGATAAGTCTCAGCTTTACGATTGGACTAGCTTGTATTGGTCAATTGCTAGCCAAACTGAACCATACGAAGATGCAAAGGAAATTGTAGAATATCTAGATAGTAAGGGATATAAACTTGGCATAGTTACAAATAGTGATGGAGAAGGGGGAAATAAAAGTAGTAGATTGAAAACCTTTCCCTTAATAGATAAATTCGATTTGATATTAATAGCTGGAGAAGGAGGTATTAGACCAAAGCCTAATTTAGAGCCGTTTATAATATCATGCGAAAAGCTTTCAGTAGATCCCAGATCGTGTGTTTTTGTGGGAGACGAGCCAGTAAAAGATTGTTTAGCAGCTAAAAAGGCTAACATGATTAGTGTGCTAATAGATAGAGAAGGTAAAGTGAAAAACGCCGAACTTTATGCAGACTTTGTAATATCCAGTCTTAAGCAATTAGAAGAATTTCTTTAATATGAAATAAATTTTGTTAATGTATTCGGTAGTTATTGATTCCTTTAATTCATTAATATAATATGAATAAAACCTATAAAATATTTCATCATTTCTCAGTCTTTTTATACATCCTAAATCCTCGATACAAACGTCATTTTTTCTTGCAATGTTCAATCCCTTAATCTTATGAAATAGTTCAACTGTAGAATAAGGTTGATTAAGTTCTAGTATGCCTCCATATAATTTTACAATCTCTCTATATGCCTCCATATAATTTTTATCAAGTAAATCCTCAATATTTACTAAGTATGATTTTAGTTCTGCTGGTAATTCCACAAGATCTTTCTTAAGTTCCTCTTTCATTTCACGTGTTTTATACTCTATATTTTCATTAATTATTCTATTAATTATATCTAATATTGTACTTGCATTTAAAAATGCGTTAGACTTGTCATTTTCTATGACGTCGTATTCACCATGATAATGAATATTTCCTAAACTCTCTATTGTAATACTTGGAATTCCAACTTTTATGTATGAATACCCATCGCTATATATCTCAGGGCTTCCAACTACATTTTTAAAGTATTTGTTGGAGAGTTCAAGAAGTCCAGGTACAGCTTTTAAGATCAAACTTTCCTCACTTATATTATCCATGTTGATGTTAAGTAAGATATCGTCAGTGTTTTTGTAATTTTTCAAAAATTCTCTAGAACCATGCGACCATGAGAAGGTTGAGAAATTTAAAGAGCCCGATTCCTCTGCAGTAAATGAGATTAGATGGGTTTCGTAAACATTAGATCTAAATTCTCTCAATAAAGCCACTGCTAAAAGATTGTCTCTCTCTCCTTTAAACCAATGATCATGATGTGCTGTAATATGTATTATCTTATTTTCATTTTTCGAATTTCTTATGGCTTCGATAATATAACCTGTTGCAAAAGGGTTTATGTCAGTTTTTAGTGATATTCTACACCTACCCTTTATGTAAGGAAAATCGTTCTCCTTAATATAAAACGCTGGTATCGGCGGTGGGTAGCTAGGTCGATGACTTAGAAGGTCTCCATACTTTATCACGAATTTTCTTTTCTCGTTATTTAGGGAAAAGATTATTCCTAAACAATCATTTTCTACTGCCTCTATATACAATTTATTGATTTCGTATAGATTTTGTATCCTAATTTTCATTAAATTTCTACCATTACATTCTTTAAAGTTATCTGCTACATCTGCTTCAACCTCAGTTGATAAAGAATATGGAAGCGAAATTGCATCTATTGTTTTTGATTCGCATTCAAAAATTAGTTCTTTCTGTTCCCAATTAAGAACTCTAATCGGGATTTGCCTAATTTCATCACTATTATCTTCTAGCATTTTTCTAATTTCTCTCACTAATTTTATCTCGTTCTTTGATCCCGTTATTACTTCGCTATAATTAGATAAGGTTTTTAGATGTTGTAATAGCACAAGTGATTTATGAAGAAGTTTTTAAAAATGTTCTTTCCTCATGACGGAATATATGAGGTGCTAGTCGGTACTTCTGGGATAAAACCTATAATAAAACCACTAGGTATAATAGTTGAAGCAAATGAGCTTCGATTTAAAATATATAAAAGCACATTAACGTATTCGAATCTAGAAAAGAATCAGATATGTTCTATACATATAACCTTAGATACAAATTTTTTCATTCTTTCCATCCTAGATAAGCTGACTTTTAATATGGATAGCGAGTATAACGTCCCAATTCTCAATAATCTGAATATTATTTACGCAGAGTGCAGTAAGGTCTCTAATGCTGATCCATCAATATTTTCAGTAAACCCACTAGATTTGGAAATAAATTCTAATTTAACTAGAGCGTATAATAGGGGTGATTACATTTCGGTTGACTTTCTAGTTAATTATACTAGATTAGATATATATAAGGGTGAGGAATTAGAAAAGCTTATTAGAATTTTAGGTTATGAATTTGGCGTCATAAAACGTACGTCCCCTCAAACTTATAATCTCTTAGAGGAGATAGCGAATAAGATAAGATCAAAAGGTTTTAAGCTAGACTAATTTTCTTTACATATGACTTTTCAAGTAGCCGTAATTCCTGGTGACGGCATAGGACCAGAGTTATACGAAGGAAGTAAAAGAATTATAGCTAAGCTAATAGAGAAATACAATCTTGATATTAACTTAATTAA includes:
- a CDS encoding DUF447 domain-containing protein, giving the protein MKKFLKMFFPHDGIYEVLVGTSGIKPIIKPLGIIVEANELRFKIYKSTLTYSNLEKNQICSIHITLDTNFFILSILDKLTFNMDSEYNVPILNNLNIIYAECSKVSNADPSIFSVNPLDLEINSNLTRAYNRGDYISVDFLVNYTRLDIYKGEELEKLIRILGYEFGVIKRTSPQTYNLLEEIANKIRSKGFKLD
- a CDS encoding HAD family hydrolase encodes the protein MSINYKIFNNVKAVLFDFDDTLVDFSTKANDALDAVSKDIYTYIKENYRQEIDINIIKKLVEEESKKLDSQGEYNRNKWWESILKSLNIVHIDKSQLYDWTSLYWSIASQTEPYEDAKEIVEYLDSKGYKLGIVTNSDGEGGNKSSRLKTFPLIDKFDLILIAGEGGIRPKPNLEPFIISCEKLSVDPRSCVFVGDEPVKDCLAAKKANMISVLIDREGKVKNAELYADFVISSLKQLEEFL
- a CDS encoding M28 family peptidase, translated to MLLQHLKTLSNYSEVITGSKNEIKLVREIRKMLEDNSDEIRQIPIRVLNWEQKELIFECESKTIDAISLPYSLSTEVEADVADNFKECNGRNLMKIRIQNLYEINKLYIEAVENDCLGIIFSLNNEKRKFVIKYGDLLSHRPSYPPPIPAFYIKENDFPYIKGRCRISLKTDINPFATGYIIEAIRNSKNENKIIHITAHHDHWFKGERDNLLAVALLREFRSNVYETHLISFTAEESGSLNFSTFSWSHGSREFLKNYKNTDDILLNINMDNISEESLILKAVPGLLELSNKYFKNVVGSPEIYSDGYSYIKVGIPSITIESLGNIHYHGEYDVIENDKSNAFLNASTILDIINRIINENIEYKTREMKEELKKDLVELPAELKSYLVNIEDLLDKNYMEAYREIVKLYGGILELNQPYSTVELFHKIKGLNIARKNDVCIEDLGCIKRLRNDEIFYRFYSYYINELKESITTEYINKIYFILKKFF